The sequence CAGGTCGCCGACCTGCTGTCGAGGCATCCGTCGTTCGAGAGCATCCGAGTCGAGATCCTGCACGGCAAGATGCCCTCCGACGAGAAGGATGCCGTGATGCAGGCGTTCGCGCGCGGCGACGTCGACGTGCTCGTCGCGACGACGGTCGTCGAGGTGGGTGTCGATGTGCCCAACGCGTCGACGATGGCGATCCTCGAGGCGGATCGGTTCGGCGTGTCGCAGCTGCACCAGCTGCGCGGTCGCGTCGGGCGCGGCGGCGTGCCGGGGCTGTGCCTGCTCGTGACCGAGGCCGCCGCGGGCAGTCCCGCGCGGGCACGGGTAGAGGCGGTGGCGTCGACCCTCGACGGGTTCGCCCTCGCCGAGGTCGACCTCGAGCTGCGGGGCGAGGGCGATGTGCTCGGAGACGCGCAGTCCGGTGCGCGGTCCTCGCTGCGGCTGCTGCGGGTCGTGAAGGACGCCGACATCATCGCCGAGGCGCGCATCGCCGCCGAGCACGTCCTCGCCGACGATCCGGCGCTGGACCGCCATCCCGGGCTCGCCGCGGCGCTCGAGCGCAACGTCGGCATGGCCGAGCGCGCCGCCCTCGCCAAGAACTGACCGCGCCCGGGAACCCCTGGCCCGCCCAGTAGGCTGGTCGTATGAGCAGCCGGATCGCCGTCGTCCCGGGATCGTTCGATCCGCCGACCCTCGGTCATCTCGATGTCATCCGTCGCGCCGCGTCGCTGTACGACGAGCTCCACGTTCTCGTCGTGCACAACCCCGGCAAGGAGGCGATGCTGCCCATCGCGCAGCGCCAGGCGCTGCTGGAGCAGTCCATCGCCGAGAGCGACATCGACGGCGAGGTCGTCGTCGCCTCGTGGAGCATGGGCCTGCTCGTCGATTACGCCACGGATGTCGGGGCGAGCGTGCTCGTGAAGGGCATCCGCTCGCAGGTCGACGTCGCCTACGAGACCCCGATGGCGATCGTCAACCGCCATCTCGCCCACATCGAGACGGTGTTCCTGCTGCCCGACCCCGCCCACGCGCTCGTCTCGAGCTCGCTGGTGCGGCAGGTCGCGTCGCTGGGCGGAGACGTCTCGCCGTTCGTGCCTGCTGCGGTCGCGCGGTTCCTCGACACCGGAGCCCGCGGCATCTGATCCGACGCCGGCGCCGCGTCGACTCAGCGCGGCTACGATGGGGGATCGTGGTCAGAAAGCATGTGACGGGTCCGTTCGTCTTCCCCGTTCGAGATCTGGTGCACCATCCCGGCGAGATGCGCGAGCACTCGCTCGACGTGCCGGCACCCGCCAAGTGGGGCGAGGGCCTGGTGGCTGTCGACGAGGGCGAACCGATCGCGATCGACGTCCGCCTCGAGTCGGTCCACGAGGGGATCCTGGCCTCGGGCGAGGTCGGCACCGAGTACACCGGGGTGTGCAGCCGTTGCCTCACCGACATCGCCGAAGGGCTCGAAGTCGAGTTTCAGGAGCTTTTCGCGTATCCTGGGGACGAAGAAACTGACTTCGAGGTTCAAGACGACCACGTGGATCTTGAAACTCTGGTCAGGGAAGCCGTCGTCCTGGCGCTTCCGTTTCAACCGGTGTGTCAGCCGGATTGCCCCGGCCTCGATCCGGTCACGGGCGAGCGGCTGACCGAGAACGCCGGGTCAGAGCAGCGTGAACCCCTCGATCCACGATGGGCTGCGCTCCAGGACTTCACCACGAGCCACGACGACGAATCACCGCGCTCCCGCGGCTGAGCCGGCGTCGAGAACACAGAAGAGAGCAAGCAATGGCAGGCAACCCCCCGAAGCGGAAGGTCTCCCGTTCCAACACGCGCTCGCGCCGCGCGCAGTGGAAGGCCGAGGCCCCCACGCTCGTCAAGACCGTCGAGAACGGCAAGGTCGTCTACAGCCGTCCGCACCACGCGAAGGTCGTCACCGACTCGCAGGGCACGGAGCTGTTCCTCGAGTACAAGGGCCGCAAGGTCGCCGACGCCTGATCGTCGCGCACCTGACGTGACCGACGTTGCTGCCGAGCGCACCGCGCTCGCAGAGCTCACGCAG comes from Microbacterium cremeum and encodes:
- the rpmF gene encoding 50S ribosomal protein L32, with product MAGNPPKRKVSRSNTRSRRAQWKAEAPTLVKTVENGKVVYSRPHHAKVVTDSQGTELFLEYKGRKVADA
- a CDS encoding YceD family protein produces the protein MREHSLDVPAPAKWGEGLVAVDEGEPIAIDVRLESVHEGILASGEVGTEYTGVCSRCLTDIAEGLEVEFQELFAYPGDEETDFEVQDDHVDLETLVREAVVLALPFQPVCQPDCPGLDPVTGERLTENAGSEQREPLDPRWAALQDFTTSHDDESPRSRG
- the coaD gene encoding pantetheine-phosphate adenylyltransferase, translated to MSSRIAVVPGSFDPPTLGHLDVIRRAASLYDELHVLVVHNPGKEAMLPIAQRQALLEQSIAESDIDGEVVVASWSMGLLVDYATDVGASVLVKGIRSQVDVAYETPMAIVNRHLAHIETVFLLPDPAHALVSSSLVRQVASLGGDVSPFVPAAVARFLDTGARGI